tcagatggctcccagactCATTATTCCAGCCACCGAGCATTTTACTGGCCGCGTCACATATAGGGGCACTGGAGTGTTTGCAAAAATCAAAGCTCGGTTTGAGGAGTTCAACCTTAATAACACGGCGAATGAAAGCCGTTTCGGGAACTTCTGGAATGCCGTTCCCTTGACATTctcctcggtgttatttcaccagttgatgctccacaaaatgaaagtggatgctcaggaggagttgaggatgaggttttatgttggtcggaaggaggtccgattcggggtgctggagtttgcactcattacgggtttggacttctcctcggggccaacagaagaggagaaggctgcGCAGGTTGCGCGCTCGGGGTCAGACCGATTGATCAACAGATATTTCAACCGGTCTGATAGTGTGAAGACAGAAGCACTCCAACTTCAGTTCACAAACTGCCAGAAcccggaagacttgtacaagctcggcttgtgcttgtttgtggagtcagtGCTTCTGGGCCGCGAGGCAAACGCGCTGATCACGCCTCACATACTTAGATATGTGGAAgacctcgagttcttcttccggattccttgggggaagcactcattcgcaagactcatgcactcgcttcagaaagacatgttgaaacagaaggccaactacgagaagaagctgagttcggatgttcagcacgagtgcaaatacacagcatatggcttcgcacctgcagtacaatattgggcgtacgaggctattttggaggttgggaagaggtatggcacgaaccacgggattcggttccccaggatgcttagctggacaagcaaaggcgatattgggaagaaagacgtcagcgcattattttctagacgggtatgattttcacttatgttcagaataattatttaacataaatgcttgtaataaatgctaactggttttattttgatattttttaaaccataaacagaatctggaagtggtgaaggggctacttccacggacagaggaggaggcatttgtgaggacaatatcttacgatggtgtggagAACCTGGTTGATGATGTTGTGGATGACACAGAGGCTGAGGCAGGTAGTCAGGTACCAGAGACTCAGGTCCCAGACACTCAGGAAAGAAACACTCAGGTACCaatttttggaactttttttttatgtctttattttttattgtttttgttttgtgatatttgttacattgtggaattatcgtatgcttaccgtatttttttgatatatattttttcaggccactggttcagaacctcagcccagtgcaccatcttcatcaggcgttcggggtgccgagtacactgatttagtggctcggttggataggatcgaggctgacactcagggtctgtatgctgctcatgtcgagctgaagaaggcatacgagaccagccatgtagagctgaagggtggtcaatacgtaattatggagcagctcagacacatattggccatgttgaatcgtccgccaaCGACAGCTTCAGCACCGGAGGCCCCAGCAGATCCATCTACCCCACCGCCAGCTGCTTCACCCCCAGTAGAAGAGGATGAGGTCTTCCCCGACGATTACGATCCTTATGAGGGAGCTCCAGCGACTCCGATCGAGGCACAACCTCTTATTTATGTACATGACACCGAGTCGCAGGGTGAGATTCTGTCCATAGAGGCACAACCTGCAGTGGTTAAGagtcggaagaggaagagaaagcctcctgtatggttcggtgactatacggagatgaagaggagacataggccatcttcgacttttgatcccctggagccaccggatgagaaattgttaaccactttccgaaagtggtgtgtcggactcattccgaaccaccgacttcgggatttgagaagtggtgattacggtccaggattcttttggataatgctcacaccaaaggaatggcttacagatgacgtaagtaaagtattttataatattacttcactttacaactttatgtgcaattaatatatttttttgtctaactgACATTTCCCTTTATATGCAGCATATAGATGCAGCAATGCATATGCTGAGGAGGCGACGCACCGACTATCCACTGACATTTCCTCAGAAGGGTATCATTCTCTCCACATTCGTGACCGCCATGATCAGCAGTGCATGGACGAGCCACAAGGGTCCGAGGAAAAACTTTAAATGGGAGGATTATATCCTGGACTACTGCACAGGGGCtcataaggtattgttttagtaagattttaaatgttaattgtttgggaagattattatggtttgttaattgtttcgttgttctctgtaattacagtcccaagtctttgagagatggaggggtaacgagtttatttacttcgttctgAACCTTCCCACGGCAAGGCACCGGGTCACGGTTGAAGTCGACATGTAGCCGTAGAAAATTAATGTCTACGACCGTGATTCCGGCGTACGTCATTGGACCGCCTTGGAACCCATCCCGAAGGTTTGGGCGGAACCGCCGCCCTCGCTAATCCTTGCAACCGGGAATTTCCACATAACAACCGGATCATGGCGTTAGCTAACCGTGACATCACGGTGCTTCCAAAAATGCACGCGACTCGAGCCAATCACGACTTAGTTCCGAAGTCGCAAACTGTGCACATagcgataaaaaagtactatagtattaaaatatgttttacgttagactgactttacattttattttgcatttagtggtgattgtggcgtgtattgcattgagtatgtggagcatctcatgatgcaGCGTGGATTGACCGATGTGACGCTAGACCGGATAGCTATGTTTCGTCAACGGTGGTGTgtcgatttattttaccaaaatgtcggctgattatatgtgtaattattgagacattgtatattttgtgtaattaacattacagttatgtatatatagattttcttttcgttcaaattttgataattattcgtggtttcaaatataaaatatcaacattattcaacaaaaataactattaaacctaaaaataattaaaatatttgaaaaatattcaacctcaacaaaaataactatgacaaaatatgcatcattacaatatatcaaatttcccaacgaatacgtacaagacgcctcagatgcgggctttgcatgttgctctGTTGTGGCCTGAACTGCCACGGCCGGCAGCTTTCGTGGTACAGAACCTTTTTTATCACCAGACGGGAAACGGTTCTCCCGTTTTCTTCCAGCGTTGctttttcttggacgacctacaggcttctttttcacaggtaccccaactttcatattcttgatgtgttctaggagaacccaatcatcctcgtcaccagcaagattgatggtatcatcgtaaatcttcctccacgtttcttttgaataataaggtgagcaaagcgtgtacacacttgtgttcgttttcaatgccgcggcacatgcatgaaggcaagggagtttcaataacgtgaacacgccgcaggtgcatgttctttcaactagattcacatcaccacctctttcaccgttaggtcccctaccaacgttatacaaattggctccatttcgttggacgcgcctgtaccttgcattttcatgaatttttgccaagtttttttcgaagagcgtggccaaaggggtggcacatttgtcagcattttcgaggcgatcagcgaaccacaattggagtgtgaacctgataaattcaaccaaagtagttattggatatttcctgaactattctgtgacactattgaagctttcagcagcgttgctcgtcatgatgttgtatctatcgcccaaacaataagggtgagcccacttctcaaaccctatactctccacatatgTAGTAATGGCCggattcatctttctaagcttctcgaactctctatcgcattcagtcttcgaccatgcgtaagcaacattatatatttggttgtgaaaagcatcagtcttgaatttggcgttcacgttcataacaatgtggtgatagcatgcacagtggactgcttcgggaaaaacgagttcaacagcatgatcaatgctttgatgcctatctgacacaaacactaagttctcaaccacgccaattgctaccctcaacttctgtaagaaatacgtccaggagtcgttattctcactgtcaacgataccataagcaaccggcaacaattggttgttcgcatcgtatgccacaaagaactaacattataccgccgtacttcgtcttcaagaaggtgccatcgatactcaaaacaggacgacaaaaagaaaagccccttctacatgcaccgagtgatataaaacagtacttgaaccgttcatcctctaagtacaagtcagtaatggtacctggattcttctgttccagcatgtacaagtacccaggaagcttcatgtatgaaaactcaggcgtacccctagcatacgtaagtcccatctccctgcacctctacgccttcacataactcatactgataccgtagttgtcaaacatgtccctctgtatgtctttagccttgtacttagttccgtcttgggtgtacttccccttaataaggtggccaactacccatggtgctgcttgacggtgatctgaacgtctcgcattcaagttacatgtgtgttcattgtgaaatacagtgacctcaaagttgtcagaatgcatcttcttcctccccctcaatctccatttacaatctggagccttgcatgtaacgtacaacacatcaggggatgacttcttcaccatccactcgaaattgttattaagtgcaaacctacccacaacttgtctcagttcttccttgttttcataaaaattaccaagctctatcacccctgcttccttactttgtaaacaagtagttagctcatgattttccattatatcttcctttgtccacatgggagctttgaacttggtacaaacttcaaaaGAGGAGAAAGTTGAGAACGTTGCATGACGAGCATGTTCTTCGCCCGCCTGGTCGACTACTGCTAGTTCCAGGTGTAGTGCGATTTTCACTACGAGGTTGTCGTTCTCGCTGTGTACCTTGGTTactcggtacacactctaacctcaacaaTGGTCCCGCTACGGGTTCATCGACTTCTAAATCATGCtcatcgtccatattcaaatctacaataggatcgttattgtagaagggtgtatcgaactcttcaaactgatgaaatcctgtcgcttcttgttcttgccctacattggtcggaacatcaaaattggtcggaacctctaaattggccggaacctcctcattcacaccaatcccaacatctatttcgggaacgcaagaccctaccacactccgagggagaggattagtaggcggcgtaggctccgaattcccaacttttctcaccttggtcacgaataatggcataaactctgtatttgacattgttgccctcatctctaaaaacgttctcagttggcgttctctcttaataacctctggcgcaactatttttcccttcatgtacaaggaacaaatctccaactttaaatcatacgctaccggatcaacttccaactcttcatataaaatttgtcgcagttcttgtagggttgtctcggttgtaactgtcaacgtcaagctgctatttgctttgtagatccaattataattctcacataaccaaacaccatcgtacgatacaacaaggaacactttgtctcctgcaattgcaaaccaaaaaaacaaggtgagtaaaggaaaaaacacccaaaaaaaaataaaaatcgacatcccatcgatatcaatagACATAATGTCGATAATCACAACATCAGAAATTAGGGCACCAATTGtcgacattgtgtcgacatACTATCGACATACAGTCGACAACCACACCAAGCATGCTCGCCAtcgacataatatcgacataccatcgacattCAATCGACAATTAACAACGGTTGcacatttaatgttaataaattttacctacgttcccaacaacccttcccaactgacacgttgcatgtcagacacgtgtcctatcgacaacatgtcgacatGAAGTCGACATGGCGTCGACAAATGTGTTAGCAGTGGTACTAAATTGGcatgttgtcgacatcatgtTGACATACTatcgacattcagtcgacaaaTACACCATTTCATGCGTTTTCCCTGTACAGTTACGCATTTAATGACCATTAAATTTTCATACATTCCCAACATGTTTACTGCTCTATAAGAGCAAATCCctttcttattcataagtgctcttgtcttctacttctctcttactcttaaaaatttctcttattctCTTAAGTTCTAAATATGGCCCCAAGAAAGAACGGCAAATTCCCCATCTTAACTCCTGAAGAGCTGAAGCAGGAGCCTGATGTTGGCATAGTTACTCCTGAAATGCAGAAAGTTTTTGACGCCCAAAGAGCTTTCGAAAGAGAACGATGTGGGaacgagttcaggttcaggcAACTTGAAGCTCATTTTTGCAAAACtggtgtatggccggctccaccaccagggttccccgaaggatgccgtcgttgcaaactaggcatctttaacggtaaaccggtgaagcctggaacattatgcaagtattgcaaggctcacccacaagccaaagaatttaaaaaaaaataatttcttatgttatggcttgtggtgagttttatttaatgtttgttttttttttttatgaactttattttctgttttttttttatgtttttttatgtttttttatgtttttaatgaactctatttaattttaatgttatgttatgtttatCTTTTATTCACGGTTTTTTTTATTtgcatcgatattttgtcgacatgatgtcgacaaaatatcgacaactactaaaaaaagaaaaatgcttattgtcgacattctgtcgacaactgtcgacaaaatgtcgacaaatAGTAAATACCAAGTTGGTTGCATGATGTCGATAAcatgtcgacattatgtcgacataacgtcgataaTGGTCGTCACTGACCTTCACTTTTGTAATCATCGACAAACCATCGACATAGTATCGATATATCATCGATAACTCTGGAAAACCCAGAATTCGACTGAAAACCAGATCTGCCagatctcaacaatttcagaccaaaaaacagcagttccaacaataaacacacatataacaattttaaactacataaagtcaaacaaaatgcttaaaatacaacttacccattataatggtgtaagattcttgagtgatattGAGTTGTGCTTCAgttttccaccaacacccaccgaGAAAACAACCATTCAACAGGGAATAAAGAGAGTGGGACGGATAGAGGgaaattttttgataaatttttcagtttttttctagagagagagagtggtgcacgagagagagggaagagggaagagagagagaaataccaattttagattttagctttttttttttttttttaaaaaaaaaaggtaaaatgggaagttcatgtaattaatggactaaatttgtacaaattaaggaagggtataaattttaatatgacttgtattattagggtcaaaaattgaaatttccctTATGTATTTAGCTTTACTCACCTTCTAAAtctacaaaataattttttttaacaacttttttgaataataatatatcTTTCATGTATATTTGGGTAGCTTGCATA
This Cannabis sativa cultivar Pink pepper isolate KNU-18-1 chromosome 6, ASM2916894v1, whole genome shotgun sequence DNA region includes the following protein-coding sequences:
- the LOC133038763 gene encoding uncharacterized protein LOC133038763, whose translation is MAPRLIIPATEHFTGRVTYRGTGVFAKIKARFEEFNLNNTANESRFGNFWNAVPLTFSSVLFHQLMLHKMKVDAQEELRMRFYVGRKEVRFGVLEFALITGLDFSSGPTEEEKAAQVARSGSDRLINRYFNRSDSVKTEALQLQFTNCQNPEDLYKLGLCLFVESVLLGREANALITPHILRYVEDLEFFFRIPWGKHSFARLMHSLQKDMLKQKANYEKKLSSDVQHECKYTAYGFAPAVQYWAYEAILEVGKRYGTNHGIRFPRMLSWTSKGDIGKKDVSALFSRRNLEVVKGLLPRTEEEAFVRTISYDGVENLVDDVVDDTEAEAGSQVPETQVPDTQERNTQVPIFGTFFLCLYFLLFLFCDICYIVELSYAYRIFLIYIFSGHWFRTSAQCTIFIRRSGCRVH
- the LOC115694980 gene encoding uncharacterized protein LOC115694980, which encodes MLTPKEWLTDDHIDAAMHMLRRRRTDYPLTFPQKGIILSTFVTAMISSAWTSHKGPRKNFKWEDYILDYCTGAHKSQVFERWRGNEFIYFVLNLPTARHRVTVEVDM